Proteins encoded together in one Benincasa hispida cultivar B227 chromosome 1, ASM972705v1, whole genome shotgun sequence window:
- the LOC120077591 gene encoding uncharacterized protein LOC120077591, whose product MSTRTDPEFEANPEIDHTFRTRAHQNRAWRRRINMADNNNNEAPEGNQGVNRPVQDPVFLAADHNIPIRNYAAPNLYDFSPGISRPIVEENARFEIKPVMVQMIQNMRQFESLQCENPHAHLTIFVEMCSTFSIPGITPVGIRLYLFPYTLRDKAKRWAHSLEANEITSSDQLVEWFMKKFFPPAINTRRRKNVLNFEKMDNETLSTAWVRFRRLVKNCPHIGILDCVLMEMFYNGLNRSTQAVADASAVERFMDKTYTKAKVILDRISWNMDDWVDDGYRGRGSERRRNDNAIVFANTMTTLATQMAMVTSLLQLMALNQGVHSQGSTQPNAPTQVAVISYIQYGKGHAVEMCPSNRQKVCVIQNNPYNNTYNPDWRNHPNFGWG is encoded by the coding sequence ATGAGCACTAGAACCgatccagaattcgaagctAACCCAGAGATCGATCATACTTTTCGCACAAGGGCACACCAGAACAGAGCATGGCGTAGAAGAATCAATATGGCAGACAACAACAACAATGAGGCACCCGAAGGAAATCAAGGGGTAAACCGGCCAGTGCAAGATCCTGTTTTTCTTGCTGCCGACCACAATATCCCAATAAGGAACTATGCGGCGCCCAATCTCTATGACTTCTCGCCTGGAATTTCACGCCCAATAGTTGAGGAAAATGCACGTTTCGAGATAAAGCCGGTCATGGTCCAAATGATACAAAACATGAGGCAGTTCGAAAGTCTACAATGTGAGAACCCTCATGCCCATCTGACCATTTTTGTCGAGATGTGCAGTACCTTCTCCATTCCTGGCATAACTCCAGTAGGTATCAGACTTTACCTCTTCCCATACACCTTGAGGGATaaggctaagaggtgggctcattcattaGAGGCAAATGAAATAACGTCCTCAGATCAGTTGGTGGAatggtttatgaagaagttcttccctccaGCAATCAACACAAGAAGACGAAAGAACGTGCTAAACTTCGAGAAAATGGATAACGAAACCctaagcaccgcctgggtgcgattcagaagaCTGGTGAAGaattgtccgcatatcgggatactCGATTGTGTTCTGATGGAAATGTTTTACAACGGCCTGAACAGATCAACGCAAGccgttgctgatgcctccgcagTAGAAAGATTTATGGATAAAACTTACACAaaagccaaggtcatccttgatcgcatctcgtggaatatggatgactgggtAGATGACGGGTACAGAGGAAGAGGCtctgagagaagaagaaatgataatGCCATTGTATTTGCGAATACAATGACAACTTTAGCCACACAGATGGCCATGGTGACCTCTCTTCTACAATTGATGGCACTTAATCAAGGTGTCCACTCCCAAGGATCAACGCAACCTAATGCGCCAACACAAGTGGCCGTAATAAGTTACATACAATATGGAAAGGGCCATGCAgtagaaatgtgcccatcaaacCGGCAAAAAGTGTGTGTTATCCAGAACAATCCGTACAacaacacttacaaccccgaTTGGCggaatcaccctaacttcggttggggatgA